The Chanos chanos chromosome 6, fChaCha1.1, whole genome shotgun sequence genome includes a region encoding these proteins:
- the sst1.2 gene encoding somatostatin 1.2 encodes MRMNGLQCCLALLGLSLIVCIQNAASQPDLDLDLDLDLRQRRLLQRARAAGIASQEWSKRAVEDLIAQLSLPEAGAQETEVSTAGAKEDLRMELERSLDNPKELPPRERKAGCKNFYWKGFTSC; translated from the exons ATGAGGATGAACGGCTTGCAGTGCTGCCTGGCCTTGCTGGGTCTGTCTCTGATCGTGTGCATCCAGAACGCTGCCTCCCAGCCCGACCTGGACCTGGACCTGGATCTGGACCTGCGTCAGCGCAGGCTACTCCAGAGAGCACGGGCAGCTGGCATTGCATCACAG GAGTGGAGTAAGCGAGCTGTGGAGGATCTGATAGCCCAGCTGTCTTTGCCTGAAGCAGGAGCCCAGGAAACCGAAGTTTCTACGGCTGGAGCAAAGGAAGACTTGCGCATGGAGCTGGAGCGTTCCTTGGACAACCCTAAAGAACTTCCCCCGCGAGAGCGCAAAGCAGGCTGCAAGAACTTCTACTGGAAGGGCTTCACTTCCTGCTga
- the col4a3 gene encoding collagen alpha-5(IV) chain gives MRLKRNDPGGGTPRFPTALLLKAQRSLTFSENEYGQPATQAPVTPGVTFLPMYTVTPPTLKDTALLSATVTHLFLSGEPGYPGEDGLPGTLGYPGNEGHPGPPGEKGNMGFPGLTGPKGSRGPTGKPGFYGPPGLPGIPGHEGPRGPPGIPGCNGTKGDPGFLGRQGPPGRFGYPGLPGVPGVKGETFFFVDVIPVKGNRGPPGITGATGKPGFPGLDGEPGLIGPQGFEGPAGFPGLPGEKGQEGRSSGILGPEGQKGDRGPPGPPGQKGTKLYASGPREAKGDPGDVGEQGSPGANGDPGPFGFKGEKGQRGDPGGLGKPGKEGSRGDFGREGIKGDVGFPGPPGTAGSLGLPGDPGPPGPPGDVFLVFLGSLVNQAQLLKDFLGGLVLLDPLVLRGKKVISHLLLLARRGQTGYQGSQAHEVIPGLREEKGPPGPPGFPGLPGPKGDKGQKSGPGCQGESGPMGFPGQAGLSGLPGRRGLPGPRGPPGPKGNPGRLGQKGERGFSGVGGLPGEPGLKGSMGRPEVGPSGPRGQKGEAGVEGLRGRPGDPGPKGEAGSVYTTPGDPGPPGNRGTMGAPGYPGETGKAGPTGVPGYPGPPGEKGLSILGQPGEPGPKGEKGSPGQKGRKSFGAKGRPGPSGPPGLPGPKGHQAGLVRPVRTVQSDQQECLGQLGHLDRKGNQGAMGHQESEDHVVLLENLVCWDPLETQDLMENLVHPGQLDRKAGRDKGAYQGVQVHEGTRGPVEDLDHVGRVDFLDQKEQLDLKGIAGERGPQGDAGPPGPPGPNLEITDVGLPGDPGFPGLPGIPGPKGDVGLKGVSGNPGKTGASGCPGPKGAPGEPGGSGCPGSPGYRGDPGAPGDMGVPGEKGVKGSAGERGLSGTPGAPGPNGLKGQKGEPSPPGPGPPGRPGQKGEPGRSGEKGIKGEKGLRGPCGDPGPRGCTGPPGSDGFPGDRGPPGLPGEKGSDGCPGPPGRPGPNGCPGSGGLPGDPGPQGPRGNQGKDGIPGPPGARGDIGLPGIGFPGVTGEKGLPGQKGNMGPPGPFGDPGTIGDRGDTGPKGPPGPLGSFGGPGQDGMCFDGVKGERGPAGFTGLPGPKGPCGRKGPPGPGVRGDKGNAGFPGRRGAQGERGDAGPNGEPGYNGPPGLRGQKGEMGPEGDPGPCGMTGNPGISGPVGLPGIQGFPGSPVSHRVAELHVSEMGGGGALIQSHRLHRFVLSQVHPVRTILKLRETHPELKAHLEAPDRQASLVILGHRVPLDREGPKGLKGQPGRMGFQGPKGVRGEQGLPGLQGFIGAEGQKGRKGVPGTGGGVTGFIFTKHSQKQEVSRCPGDTSLIYQGYSLLSIQGNKRGHGQDLGTMGSCLPRFSSMPFLFCNTDDTCRYASRNDYSYWLSTDTPTPGDMLAIPAESLQRYISRCSVCEAKANVIAVHSQTNLIPECPVGWRSLWRGFSFVMQTGAGAEGSGQPLASPGSCLEEFRKIPFIECNGQGSCNYYTDSFSYWLASLSPEAMFSKPAPSSFKDNSLNSIGRCQVCMKQTP, from the exons AGAATGAGTACGGTCAACCCGCCACCCAGGCGCCGGTGACCCCAGGTGTCACCTTCCTGCCGATGTACACAGTTACGCCGCCGACGCTCAAAGATACAGCGTTGTTATCGGCTACCGTCACgcacctgttcctctct gGTGAGCCAGGATATCCCGGGGAGGATGGACTGCCGGGAACTCTGGGATATCCAGGAAATGAAGGTCATCCTGGACCTCCAGGGGAAAAG GGGAACATGGGTTTTCCAGGGCTTACTGGACCTAAAGGCTCAAGG GGGCCCACTGGGAAACCTGGATTCTATGGACCACCAGGACTGCCA gGTATACCTGGACATGAAGGACCAAGGGGGCCTCCAGGTATCCCAGGATGCAATGgaacaaag GGTGACCCAGGTTTTCTAGGACGACAAGGGCCGCCTGGACGTTTTGGATACCCA ggTCTGCCAGGCGTACCTGGGGTTAAG GGAGAGACATTTTTCTTCGTAGATGTGATTCCAGTGAAAGGAAACCGTGGGCCACCGGGTATAACCGGAGCCACA GGTAAGCCGGGATTTCCAGGGTTGGATGGTGAACCGGGACTAATTGGACCTCAAGGATTTGAG gGTCCAGCAGGTTTTCCAGGACTTCCAGGAGAGAAG GGTCAAGAGGGACGAAGTTCTGGAATACTGGGTCCcgaaggtcaaaag GGTGACAGAGGTCCTCCTGGTCCCCCTGGACAGAAAGGCACTAAATTATATGCATCCGGCCCAAGAGaggcaa AGGGTGATCCTGGAGATGTTGGAGAACAAGGATCCCCTGGAGCAAAT ggtGACCCAGGACCTTTTGGTTTCAAAGgggagaaaggacagagaggagatccTGGTGGCCTG GGGAAACCGGGGAAGGAGGGATCACGAGGAGACTTTGGTCGAGAG GGCATCAAAGGAGACGTAGGTTTTCCGGGCCCTCCAGGAACTGCTGGATCTCTG ggcttGCCAGGCGACCCAGGTCCCCCTGGTCCACCAGGAGAC GTTTTCCTGGTTTTCCTGGGGAGCCTGGTAAACCAG GCTCAGCTTTTGAAGGACTTCCTGGGAGGGTTGGTGCTCCTGGACCCATTGGTCCTAAGGGGGAAAAAGGTGATCAGCCACCTATTATTGCTGGCCCGCCGGGGCCAGACGGGTTACCAGGGTTCCCAGGCCCACGAGGTGATCCCGGGCCTAAGGGAAGAGAAG GGTCCTCCTGGACCCCCAGGATTTCCCGGGCTTCCGGGCCCTAAAGGTGACAAAGGCCAAAAATCAGGACCTGGATGCCAAGGAGAATCAGGACCAATGGGGTTTCCAGGGCAGGCGGGACTTAGTGGACTTCCTGGCAGACGTGGACTCCCAGGGCCGAGAGGACCGCCTGGACCTAAGGGCAATCCT GGACGTCTGGGTCAGAAGGGTGAGCGTGGATTTTCAGGGGTAGGTGGTCTGCCAGGAGAACCTGGACTAAAAGGAAGCATGGGTCGCCCTGAGGTCGGTCCCTCTGGCCCCCGCGGACAGAAGGGAGAGGCAGGGGTGGAGGGACTGCGAGGAAGACCAGGAGATCCAG GTCCTAAAGGGGAGGCAGGTTCTGTATACACGACTCCGGGAGATCCAGGACCTCCTGGAAACAGAGGGACAATGGGTGCCCCCGGATACCCAG GTGAAACTGGTAAAGCAGGCCCTACTGGGGTACCAGGTTACCCTGGCCCCCCAGGAGAGAAAGGGCTGTCCATACTGGGCCAACCTGGAGAGCCTGGACCTAAAG GTGAAAAGGGCTCACCTGGACAAAAAGGACGGAAAAGTTTTGGAGCCAAAGGAAGACCTGGACCATCAGGGCCACCCGGGCTACCAGGGCCCAAG GGCCACCAGGCTGGCCTGGTTCGACCGGTGAGGACGGTTCAGTCGGACCAGCAGGAGTGTCTGGGCCAGCTGGGCCACCTGGACAGGAAGGGAAACCAGGGAGCAATGGGGCACCAGGAATCAGAG GACCATGTGGTGCTCCTGGAGAACCTGGTCTGCTGGGACCCACTGGAAACACAG GATTTGATGGAAAACCTGGTCCACCCGGGCCAGTTGGACAGAAAGGCCGGCAGGGACAAGGGGGCATACCAGGGCGTCCAG GTCCACGAGGGGACACGGGGCCCGGTGGAAGACCTGGACCACGTGGGCCGGGTGGATTTCCTGGACCAAAAGGAGCAACTGGACCTAAAG GGTATAGCCGGTGAGAGAGGGCCTCAAGGAGATGCAGGACCTCCTGGACCTCCTGGGCCTAACCTTGAAATCACAGATGTAGGTCTCCCAGGAGACCCTGGATTTCCAG gtctACCAGGCATACCCGGTCCCAAAGGGGACGTCGGGCTGAAGGGTGTCTCAGGAAACCCTGGGAAAACTGGGGCATCAGGATGTCCCGGACCTAAAG GTGCTCCTGGTGAACCTGGTGGGAGTGGGTGTCCAGGAAGTCCTGGTTACCGTGGAGATCCTGGAGCCCCAGGAGATATGGGCGTGCCAG GTGAAAAAGGTGTTAAAGGGAGTGCAGGTGAACGAGGACTGTCTGGGACGCCTGGTGCCCCAGGTCCAAATGGACTCAAAGGACAGAAGGGAGAACCCAGCCCCCCGGGACCGGGACCTCCAGGACGTCCCGGGCAAAAG GGTGAGCCGGGGAGGTCCGGTGAAAAAGGAATAAAGGGCGAGAAAGGTTTGAGAGGCCCGTGTGGTGATCCCGGCCCTAGAGGCTGCACTGGGCCTCCAGGAAGCGACGGGTTTCCGGGAGACAGAG GACCTCCTGGGCTACCTGGAGAGAAGGGGTCTGATGGGTGTCCGGGCCCCCCAGGTCGTCCAGGGCCTAATGGTTGTCCAG GCAGCGGAGGTTTACCTGGCGACCCAGGTCCTCAGGGACCCAGAGGAAACCAGGGTAAAGATGGCATCCCAGGCCCACCCGGAGCAAGAGGAGATATAGGAc TTCCAGGGATAGGATTCCCCGGTGTGACAGGCGAGAAAGGACTACCAG GTCAGAAAGGGAACATGGGTCCCCCAGGTCCTTTCGGGGATCCCGGTACGATTGGCGACAGAGGTGATACAGGGCCCAAGGGTCCGCCGGGACCACTGGGTTCGTTCGGGGGCCCGGGCCAAGACGGCATGTGTTTCGACGGCGTGAAAGGGGAGCGAGGGCCTGCTGGCTTCACTGGACTTCCGG GGCCGAAGGGGCCATGTGGGCGTAAAGGACCCCCAGGGCCTGGCGTGCGTGGGGATAAGGGGAACGCTGGATTCCCAGGCCGGAGAGGTGCACAGGGGGAACGTGGAGACGCCGGCCCCAATGGAGAACCT GGTTACAATGGACCCCCAGGACTGCGGGGTCAGAAGGGTGAGATGGGACCAGAGGGTGACCCTGGACCATGTG GTATGACAGGGAATCCTGGAATATCTGGTCCTGTGGGTCTACCTGGAATTCAAGGCTTCCCCGGCAGTCCGG TGAGTCATAGAGTAGCTGAGTTGCATGTGTCTGAGATGGGTGGTGGTGGAGCACTGATTCAGAGTCACAGACTTCATAGATTTGTCCTGTCTCAGGTCCACCCGGTCCGGACTATATTGAAACTTCGAGAAACCCACCCAGAACTCAAGGCTCACCTGGAGGCCCCGGACAGGCAGGCCAGCCTGGTTATCCTGGGTCACAGGGTTCCGCTGGACCGAGAG GGTCCAAAGGGTTTAAAAGGTCAGCCCGGAAGGATGGGATTTCAGGGACCAAAAGGTGTGAGGGGGGAGCAAGGGTTGCCTGGACTGCAAG GCTTTATTGGAGCAGAAGGACAAAAAGGTAGAAAAGGTGTACCAGGAACTGGTGGGGGTGTGACAGGCTTCATtttcaccaaacacagtcaaaaacaggAGGTCTCCCGCTGCCCTGGAGATACCAGTCTCATCTACCAAGGGTACTCATTACTGTCCATTCAAGGCAACAAAAGAGGCCATGGACAGGACCTGG GTACCATGGGAAGCTGCCTACCACGATTCTCCTCCATGCCATTCCTCTTCTGCAACACAGACGACACCTGTCGCTATGCCTCCCGAAACGACTACTCCTATTGGCTGTCCACGGACACGCCCACGCCCGGTGATATGCTTGCAATCCCTGCCGAATCCCTTCAGAGATACATCAGCAG gtgttcagtgtgtgaggCCAAAGCTAATGTAATTGCTGTTCACAGTCAGACTAACCTGATTCCAGAGTGTCCCGTTGGTTGGCGGTCACTGTGGCGTGGCTTCTCTTTCGTCATG CAAACGGGAGCAGGCGCCGAGGGGTCGGGGCAGCCGCTTGCCTCCCCTGGCTCGTGCCTGGAGGAGTTCCGGAAAATTCCTTTCATAGAGTGTAACGGCCAAGGTTCCTGTAACTACTACACTGACTCTTTCAGCTACTGGCTCGCGTCGCTCTCACCTGAAGCCATGTTCAG TAAACCAGCTCCTTCTTCATTCAAGGACAACAGTTTGAACTCCATAGGCCGCTGCCAAGTCTGCATGAAACAAACACCctaa